From candidate division TA06 bacterium B3_TA06, a single genomic window includes:
- a CDS encoding phosphomannomutase produces MGDVNPLIFRAYDIRGVADRDFTPQVVGALGRALASRAKERGVMRIAVGRDIRLSSPRLFDNLSEGINRAGVNVVDLGVIPTPLLYFALHHFDLDTGAMITGSHNPADQNGFKICEAKQSLYGEAIQELKKRIEDERFAEGQGSIEKLDPIPAYLEFMHKAFEFKEPRRIIIDPGNGTTGVLLERLFAGFPELDVSYINLEPDGRFPVHLADPTVPEYMEELGRLVREHGADLGLGFDGDGDRIGAMDEKGRLIFGDRLLAILASEVLERQPGAKIIFDVKCSQGIVEYIRERGGNPIMYKTGHSLIKAKLRDEKAPLAGEMSGHLFFADRFFGYDDALYGALRVLQLLELRKRPLSELVAEVPSYINTPEIHVPCPDERKFEVIKALQDEFSREYETITIDGARVLFEEGWGLVRASNTQPVLVLRFEAKTTDELKRIREIFSRKLREQNVEPGEVL; encoded by the coding sequence ATGGGGGATGTAAATCCTTTAATCTTCCGTGCCTATGACATCCGCGGTGTTGCTGATCGGGATTTCACCCCACAGGTGGTAGGAGCACTCGGACGCGCACTCGCATCACGGGCGAAAGAACGCGGGGTTATGCGGATCGCTGTGGGACGTGACATCCGGTTGAGCTCGCCGAGGCTGTTTGACAATCTCTCAGAAGGAATCAATAGAGCAGGCGTTAACGTAGTGGATCTGGGCGTTATACCCACCCCTTTGCTCTACTTCGCCCTGCACCATTTTGATTTGGATACCGGGGCGATGATCACCGGCAGCCACAACCCCGCCGATCAGAACGGGTTCAAGATCTGCGAGGCAAAACAAAGCCTGTACGGTGAAGCAATACAGGAGCTAAAAAAACGCATCGAGGATGAACGCTTCGCCGAAGGACAAGGAAGTATAGAAAAACTTGACCCGATCCCGGCCTACCTTGAGTTCATGCATAAGGCCTTCGAGTTCAAGGAGCCGAGGCGGATAATTATTGACCCAGGCAACGGCACCACCGGCGTGCTGCTTGAGCGGCTTTTTGCAGGGTTTCCCGAACTTGATGTATCCTACATAAATCTTGAACCGGATGGGCGCTTTCCTGTTCATCTTGCCGATCCCACTGTTCCAGAGTATATGGAAGAGCTTGGCAGGCTAGTGCGGGAGCACGGAGCCGATCTGGGTCTGGGCTTCGACGGTGACGGCGACCGGATCGGTGCGATGGACGAGAAAGGCCGGCTGATCTTCGGTGACAGGCTTCTGGCTATCCTGGCCTCGGAGGTGCTTGAGCGTCAACCCGGTGCTAAGATAATCTTCGACGTGAAGTGCTCCCAGGGCATAGTGGAGTATATCAGGGAGCGAGGCGGCAACCCTATTATGTATAAGACAGGCCACTCACTTATCAAGGCAAAGCTTCGTGATGAGAAGGCTCCGTTGGCGGGCGAGATGTCCGGACATCTTTTCTTCGCAGATCGCTTCTTCGGTTACGACGACGCCCTGTATGGGGCACTCAGGGTTCTTCAGCTCCTTGAGCTTCGCAAAAGACCACTTTCAGAACTTGTTGCCGAAGTCCCCTCCTACATCAACACCCCGGAGATCCACGTTCCCTGTCCTGACGAGCGCAAGTTCGAGGTCATCAAGGCGCTACAGGACGAGTTCTCACGTGAGTACGAAACCATAACCATAGACGGAGCCCGTGTCCTCTTTGAAGAGGGCTGGGGACTTGTTCGAGCCTCAAACACCCAGCCGGTGCTTGTCCTGCGCTTTGAGGCAAAAACCACCGATGAGCTCAAGCGTATACGTGAAATTTTTTCCCGCAAGCTTAGAGAACAAAACGTAGAACCCGGGGAGGTTCTTTGA
- the efp gene encoding elongation factor P has translation MIPTTRVKTGNCIVVDGDPHVVLDRRHITLARKSGKIQLKLRNLRTGLSTERRFASDEKVEIATIEETRMQYLYEDGELYYFMNTENYEQIAINAELIGDNRHYLTEGLVISVSFFEGKAIGVRSPKAVVLEVVETEPALKHATAQAQLKPAVTNTGLKVNVPPFIEPGDKIKVNTETGEYLERA, from the coding sequence TTGATTCCGACAACCCGGGTTAAAACCGGTAACTGCATCGTTGTGGACGGCGATCCGCACGTGGTCCTTGATCGCCGACACATCACTCTCGCTCGCAAATCAGGCAAGATACAGCTCAAACTGCGCAACCTACGCACAGGACTCTCCACCGAACGACGGTTCGCCTCGGATGAGAAAGTGGAGATAGCCACCATTGAGGAGACCCGGATGCAGTACCTCTACGAGGACGGCGAACTATACTACTTCATGAACACGGAAAACTACGAGCAGATTGCCATCAACGCGGAGTTAATCGGCGATAACCGCCACTACCTTACCGAAGGTCTTGTAATCTCGGTTTCCTTCTTTGAAGGCAAAGCGATAGGCGTGAGGTCCCCCAAAGCGGTTGTGCTGGAGGTTGTAGAAACCGAGCCCGCTCTGAAGCACGCCACAGCCCAGGCACAACTCAAACCGGCGGTAACCAACACAGGTCTTAAGGTAAACGTGCCGCCATTCATCGAGCCAGGCGACAAGATAAAGGTCAACACGGAAACCGGCGAGTATCTGGAAAGGGCGTGA
- the tsaD gene encoding tRNA (adenosine(37)-N6)-threonylcarbamoyltransferase complex transferase subunit TsaD, whose product MITLGIDTSCDDTSVAVVGDEWIRANLVSSHLIHAEYGGVVPEFASRAHTILLYPLVNFALKTAGILLNQVDLVAATAGPGLKGSLLCGLSFAKGLAQASGKPFVAVNHLEGHIYSVLLAHPQLEPEFLVLLVSGGHTELLLVKAPFDYVEVGATLDDACGEALDKVGKLMGLGYPAGPGVERLAQKSRSPIPLPRPDPKGLDFSYSGLKTAARNYLAAHPDTSPADMAKGLEEAAFDHLVDRVVRAVKKSGVYQVGLCGGVAVNKRLRSKLSAAGDEVGFKLYFPLPELCTDNAAMVAAAGRARYEAFGESTLDASAFDRATFTQRSSS is encoded by the coding sequence ATGATAACCCTTGGGATAGATACGAGCTGCGACGATACCAGCGTCGCAGTTGTAGGGGATGAGTGGATTCGTGCAAATCTTGTTTCCTCGCATCTAATACATGCAGAATACGGAGGGGTGGTTCCGGAGTTCGCTTCCCGTGCACATACAATACTGCTTTACCCTTTGGTAAATTTCGCTTTAAAGACGGCAGGCATCTTGCTTAATCAAGTGGATCTGGTGGCTGCGACAGCAGGGCCTGGACTTAAGGGCTCGCTTCTGTGCGGTCTCTCCTTTGCCAAGGGTCTGGCACAGGCCTCAGGTAAGCCGTTCGTAGCCGTAAACCATCTTGAGGGTCATATCTACAGCGTTCTTTTGGCTCATCCTCAACTTGAGCCTGAATTCCTGGTGCTTCTTGTTTCAGGGGGACATACCGAGTTGCTTCTAGTGAAGGCCCCATTTGATTACGTCGAGGTTGGTGCTACGCTGGACGATGCATGCGGAGAGGCGTTGGATAAGGTAGGTAAACTCATGGGGCTGGGGTATCCTGCAGGCCCGGGAGTGGAGAGGTTGGCCCAGAAATCCCGAAGCCCCATACCTCTTCCTCGACCCGATCCGAAAGGACTCGATTTTAGTTACTCAGGGCTTAAGACCGCGGCCCGAAACTACCTTGCGGCTCACCCCGACACCTCGCCAGCTGACATGGCCAAAGGACTCGAGGAGGCGGCCTTCGATCATCTTGTAGATCGAGTTGTGCGTGCAGTAAAGAAGTCTGGTGTTTATCAGGTGGGTTTGTGCGGAGGGGTAGCTGTTAATAAGAGATTGCGGTCCAAGCTTTCGGCTGCCGGGGATGAGGTAGGATTTAAGCTTTACTTCCCTTTGCCAGAATTATGCACCGACAACGCAGCGATGGTCGCCGCGGCAGGCAGAGCGCGATACGAGGCGTTTGGTGAGAGCACCTTAGATGCTTCTGCCTTTGATCGCGCGACTTTTACTCAAAGATCTAGCTCATGA